Part of the Calditrichota bacterium genome, GCTGATTACCAATCCCACGGGGGTGACTTCTACTCTGAAGTCAACCATCGATGTGCTTAACGAGCTGCCCGGCGTCAAGTTGGTTGCCCTGTTTGGTCCGGAGCATGGTGTGCGCGGCGATGTGTTTGCTGGAGAGCAGGTGAGCGACTTTGTCGACGCGCGCACTGGGTTGCCAGTCTACAGTCTCTACGGCCGCCACAGCAAGCCCACTGCCGAGATGCTAAAAGACGTGGACGTATTGGTCTATGACATTCAGGACATTGGCTCGCGCACGTACACGTACATCTACACGATGGCGTCGTGCATGGAGGCGGCTGCCGCCCAAAAAATCCCGTTTGTGGTGCTTGACCGCCCGAACCCTGTGGGTGGACTATTGGTCGAAGGCCCGGTTCTGGAGCATGGGTTCGAGTCTGGCATCGGCCGGTACCCGATCCCGTACACCTATGGCATGACAGTGGGGGAGCTGGCCATGCTGTTCAATCGTGAATTTGGCATCAACTGCGAGCTGACGGTGGTGCCCATGGAGGGCTGGCGGCGGGATATGCTCTTTGTGGACACCGGGCTGCCCTGGGTGCCGACTTCTCCTCACATCCCACACGCAGAGACTGCCCTTTTCTACCCAGCCACTGGCTGCCTTGGGGAGTTGGGGATCTGCGAAGGGGTGGGCTACACGCTGCCCTTTGAGCTCGTCGCCGACGAGTTCACCGATGGCCAGGCCCTGGCGAACCATCTCAACGCCCTCCGTTTGCCGGGCGTGGTCTTTCGCCCGCAGTACTTTCGACCCTACTATTTCCGGTTCAAGGATAAGCAGCTCTACGGCGTGCAGATTCACCTGACCGACCCGCGGGCATTCCGGCCGATGGAGACGCAAATGCACATCCTGGCGGCGCTGCGCAAGCTCTACCCGCAGGTCGACCTCTTCGATCGGGGCCGCTATCGCCCGGACAGCTTTGACCGGGCCATGGGCACGGACAAGGTTCGCAAAGCGCTCTTGGAAGGGCGAGGCGCTCAGGAGATCATGCGCGAATGGCAGCCAGCTCTGCAGGATTTTATGAAAGTTCGCCGCAAGTACTTGCTCTACCCGTAGGGAAACGTGGGGTACTCGCTGGCTACGTCCCTGCCCTCCGCGATGGCCAACGCGCGATTGAAAAAAGTCGGTTTTCCGCTTGACTTTCAGAGGTTTTTTTGGTATAATACACGGCCACCACAGGTGCGACGAGTTGGATCCTGAAAGGGGAAGGCAGTAACCGAATGCCCCCAAGGGCTGGGGTGGTCGCAGGCGAGCTTGCCGCAGCTAAGCGCGGTTTATGCGCGTGCAGACACATGGGCGCGGATCACCAGGGGAGGGTGTCGGTAGGCTTGACCGTGCCTGCTCTTTCTATTTGGCCCACGAGACCAATCAAGAGGGTCTTGGCTTGGTAGGTGTCACAACAGAAAGGCAGAAACGATGGCAACTGCGAAGAAGCTGAACACCGATGAGTTGTTGGCGAAGGCGTACCGCCCGGCAAAAGAAGCGATGCGACTCCACCCCTTCTACCGGGGCAAGATCGAGATCGTCCCCAAGTGCTGCATTCGCAGCTTTGATGATTTCGCCATCTGGTACACGCCCGGTGTGGCTGAACCGTGCAAGGCCATTCATGCGGACCCGGAAAAGGTTCTCGAATACACGAACAAGGCCAACCT contains:
- a CDS encoding DUF1343 domain-containing protein, which produces MSLLAAVAALIGTSLVCSAPARVKPGVEVLVAKRQDLLRGKRVGLITNPTGVTSTLKSTIDVLNELPGVKLVALFGPEHGVRGDVFAGEQVSDFVDARTGLPVYSLYGRHSKPTAEMLKDVDVLVYDIQDIGSRTYTYIYTMASCMEAAAAQKIPFVVLDRPNPVGGLLVEGPVLEHGFESGIGRYPIPYTYGMTVGELAMLFNREFGINCELTVVPMEGWRRDMLFVDTGLPWVPTSPHIPHAETALFYPATGCLGELGICEGVGYTLPFELVADEFTDGQALANHLNALRLPGVVFRPQYFRPYYFRFKDKQLYGVQIHLTDPRAFRPMETQMHILAALRKLYPQVDLFDRGRYRPDSFDRAMGTDKVRKALLEGRGAQEIMREWQPALQDFMKVRRKYLLYP